The following proteins are co-located in the Ensifer sp. WSM1721 genome:
- a CDS encoding GGDEF domain-containing protein has translation MQTAAAGRISTPDIAGQITHAMRLMGVAPLPRNYELYYEAYLGSNPQLSKDLAALGSRATQDELDAIGARYFSHVHHPNGIERAHSTLATKLVDLVSLLKEEQSALESYNKVLDEAYVNITSKSAASADILRHAIRLLSEATVDTMNQGKERVQTVVQKSFEMEVIRQELDEYKRIANTDSLTRLANRRAFDENLAAVYNNEHLRNFTGLLVADIDHFKKVNDSFGHPVGDKILATVGNVIRANLRRDAFVARTGGEEFAVILGDSSQEECLQAADRIRMVLASTPFKNSRSGVNYGPITLSVGVCMATAAEDPIDLYNKADIALYAAKNAGRNRTLLFEEGMRKESSRNWLIYRR, from the coding sequence ATGCAAACCGCAGCCGCTGGCAGGATTTCGACGCCCGATATTGCCGGGCAGATCACACATGCGATGCGGCTGATGGGTGTCGCCCCGCTGCCGCGCAATTACGAACTCTATTACGAGGCCTATCTCGGCTCGAACCCCCAGCTGTCGAAGGACCTTGCCGCGCTGGGCAGCCGCGCGACCCAGGACGAGCTCGACGCGATCGGCGCGCGCTATTTCAGCCATGTTCACCACCCGAACGGTATCGAACGAGCACACAGCACGCTCGCAACAAAGCTCGTGGACCTCGTCAGCCTTCTGAAGGAGGAACAATCGGCGCTCGAGAGCTATAACAAGGTTCTCGACGAAGCTTACGTCAACATCACCAGCAAGAGTGCTGCGAGCGCCGATATCCTGCGCCACGCGATCCGCCTCTTGAGCGAGGCGACGGTCGACACCATGAACCAGGGCAAGGAACGAGTGCAGACGGTCGTTCAGAAGTCCTTCGAGATGGAGGTCATCCGCCAGGAGCTCGACGAATACAAGCGTATAGCCAACACCGACTCGCTGACGCGGCTTGCCAATCGCCGCGCCTTCGACGAGAACCTCGCTGCCGTCTACAACAACGAGCATCTACGGAACTTCACCGGCCTCCTCGTCGCCGACATCGACCACTTCAAGAAGGTCAACGACAGTTTCGGCCATCCGGTCGGCGACAAGATCCTAGCGACCGTGGGCAACGTCATCCGCGCAAATCTCCGCCGCGACGCCTTCGTCGCGCGCACCGGCGGCGAGGAGTTTGCCGTCATCCTCGGCGACAGCAGCCAGGAGGAATGCCTGCAAGCCGCCGATCGCATCCGCATGGTGCTGGCCAGCACGCCGTTCAAGAACTCCAGGAGCGGCGTCAACTATGGGCCGATCACCCTTTCCGTCGGCGTCTGCATGGCGACTGCGGCGGAGGACCCGATCGATCTATACAACAAGGCCGACATTGCCCTCTATGCCGCCAAGAATGCCGGCCGCAACCGGACGCTGCTCTTCGAGGAAGGCATGCGCAAGGAATCAAGCCGCAACTGGCTGATCTACCGCCGCTAA
- a CDS encoding VOC family protein, with protein sequence MPRMIFVNLPVADLAKSKAFYEAIGAVNQPKFTDETAACMVFSETTFIMLLTHDKFSQFTSKRIADAHMTSEMLLVISQESREAVDAITEKAVATGGREVRDKSQDTAFMYSRCFEDLDGHIWEPLWMHPEAAVQVPEAFANSAA encoded by the coding sequence ATGCCCCGCATGATCTTCGTCAACCTGCCGGTAGCCGACCTTGCCAAGTCCAAGGCCTTTTACGAGGCGATCGGCGCGGTGAACCAGCCCAAGTTTACGGACGAGACCGCCGCGTGCATGGTGTTCTCCGAGACAACTTTCATAATGCTGCTCACGCACGACAAGTTCAGTCAGTTCACGTCCAAGCGGATCGCGGATGCACATATGACGAGCGAAATGCTGCTCGTCATTTCTCAGGAGAGCCGCGAGGCGGTAGATGCGATCACCGAGAAGGCGGTCGCGACCGGTGGACGCGAAGTGCGCGACAAGTCGCAGGACACGGCCTTCATGTACAGCCGCTGCTTTGAGGATCTCGACGGCCATATCTGGGAGCCGCTGTGGATGCACCCGGAAGCAGCCGTGCAAGTGCCCGAGGCATTCGCCAATTCGGCCGCTTGA
- a CDS encoding pyridoxamine 5'-phosphate oxidase family protein yields the protein MTIITTIEELKTLYGETSEASIVKVTTVLTAEYRQMIKASPFAALATVGPEGLDCSPRGDGHSVVRVADERTVLMPDWRGNNRVDSLANIVRDPRVALLFLVPGSNTTMRINGTAVISVDPALTGSFEVDGKHPRSVIVVTIAEVYFQCARALIRSELWNPERFVDPASLPTPGALLKAAKADFDKESYDREWPMRAAKTMW from the coding sequence ATGACGATCATCACGACGATCGAAGAACTGAAGACGCTCTACGGCGAAACGAGCGAAGCGTCGATCGTCAAGGTGACGACGGTGCTGACGGCCGAATATCGGCAGATGATCAAGGCCTCGCCCTTCGCGGCACTCGCGACCGTCGGACCGGAAGGGCTCGATTGTTCGCCGCGCGGTGACGGCCACTCTGTCGTCCGCGTCGCCGACGAAAGGACCGTGCTGATGCCGGACTGGCGCGGTAACAACCGGGTGGATTCGCTTGCCAACATCGTCCGCGATCCGCGCGTGGCGCTCCTGTTCCTAGTGCCAGGCTCGAACACGACGATGCGCATCAACGGCACGGCCGTGATTAGCGTCGATCCGGCCTTGACCGGGTCGTTCGAAGTCGACGGCAAGCATCCGCGCAGCGTCATCGTCGTCACGATCGCCGAGGTCTACTTCCAATGCGCGCGGGCGCTGATCCGCTCCGAGCTTTGGAACCCGGAGCGCTTCGTCGATCCGGCATCACTGCCGACGCCCGGCGCGCTGCTCAAGGCCGCCAAGGCCGATTTCGACAAGGAGAGCTATGACCGGGAATGGCCGATGCGCGCGGCCAAGACTATGTGGTAG
- a CDS encoding alpha/beta fold hydrolase: MAPFANKVIRLSLKAVSTVSAEAAGRTAFWIFCRTPSRKPRNGKEAALLKAAAPVMARSRRVTLSFAGGWLVARHFERLPGGSGPRVLLAHGWGSRSDYLATMIESLLSSGAEVVALDWPGHGASPGRTLTMPQAVRAVDAAWRHFDGFDVGIGHSFGGASLACAAGAVLCDVPARVPEKLVLIGAPSEMTWLFKGFGKILDLAPKAQAAFEGMVERLSGRRVDGFDATRILAALRKPVLVLHAEDDKEVPAEHARRYGAVGPNVELHWANGFGHRRIVSAAPVIDKISAFLAQERREPRLRRIA, translated from the coding sequence ATGGCACCCTTTGCGAACAAGGTCATCCGTCTGTCGCTGAAGGCCGTCTCCACGGTTTCAGCCGAGGCAGCCGGCAGAACGGCGTTCTGGATATTCTGCCGCACGCCGAGCCGCAAGCCGAGGAACGGCAAGGAGGCGGCCCTTTTGAAAGCTGCGGCACCGGTCATGGCACGCTCGCGGCGGGTCACATTGTCCTTCGCGGGCGGTTGGCTGGTCGCCCGACATTTCGAGCGGCTGCCGGGCGGCAGCGGACCGCGGGTCCTGCTTGCACACGGCTGGGGATCACGCAGCGATTATCTGGCGACGATGATCGAGAGTCTGCTCTCGTCCGGCGCGGAGGTGGTCGCGCTCGACTGGCCCGGACACGGAGCGTCGCCTGGACGCACGTTGACCATGCCGCAGGCTGTCCGGGCGGTCGATGCCGCCTGGCGCCACTTCGACGGTTTCGATGTCGGCATCGGCCATTCTTTCGGCGGTGCGAGCCTCGCCTGTGCGGCCGGTGCGGTGCTCTGCGACGTGCCCGCGCGCGTGCCGGAGAAGCTGGTGCTGATCGGCGCGCCGAGCGAAATGACATGGTTGTTCAAGGGCTTCGGCAAGATATTGGATCTCGCGCCGAAAGCCCAGGCGGCTTTCGAAGGTATGGTCGAGCGTCTCTCGGGGCGCCGCGTCGACGGCTTTGATGCGACCCGCATTCTTGCGGCATTGCGCAAGCCGGTGCTCGTCCTCCATGCGGAGGACGACAAGGAGGTCCCCGCCGAGCACGCCCGCCGCTACGGCGCGGTCGGCCCGAACGTCGAATTGCACTGGGCGAACGGTTTCGGCCATCGCCGCATCGTTTCCGCAGCGCCCGTCATCGACAAGATTTCGGCATTCCTTGCACAGGAAAGAAGAGAGCCCCGCCTGAGAAGAATCGCCTGA
- a CDS encoding MarR family winged helix-turn-helix transcriptional regulator, with product MNKKQVTTEHHHFPWDHPRFRSWIAVARACQLMQQTLARALAHLDIKPPHLDILINLYRFEGITQQELARKLLVGRSNMSMLLPQLEKRGLIERRGDERDKRILRLFLTPGGRTLTEEAMEIQTALIDKSLAADTIEECMVIAQSMERLIAVLLKEDAEMSEN from the coding sequence ATGAACAAAAAGCAAGTGACAACTGAGCACCATCACTTTCCCTGGGATCATCCCCGCTTCCGCAGTTGGATCGCCGTCGCCCGCGCCTGTCAGTTGATGCAGCAGACGCTGGCGCGCGCACTTGCCCATCTCGACATCAAGCCGCCGCATCTAGATATCCTGATCAACCTCTATCGCTTCGAGGGCATCACGCAGCAGGAGCTTGCGCGCAAGCTGCTCGTCGGCCGCTCCAATATGAGCATGCTGCTGCCGCAGCTGGAAAAGCGCGGCCTGATCGAGCGTCGGGGCGACGAGCGGGACAAGCGCATCCTGCGACTGTTCCTCACACCGGGGGGGCGTACGCTCACAGAGGAAGCGATGGAGATTCAAACGGCGCTGATCGACAAATCCCTCGCAGCCGATACGATCGAAGAGTGTATGGTTATCGCGCAGTCGATGGAGCGGCTCATCGCCGTGCTGCTTAAGGAAGACGCCGAAATGTCGGAAAACTAA
- a CDS encoding gamma-butyrobetaine hydroxylase-like domain-containing protein — MSEFWPTELRVSKDRCRLSVTFDDGASFDLSAELLRVLSPSAEVQGHGPGQRVTVPGKRNVQIISVQPTGNYAVRIGFDDFHDTGIYTWTYLRELGEKGEQLFKAYEQELAEKGMSRDKAEKPR; from the coding sequence ATGAGCGAATTCTGGCCGACCGAACTGCGTGTATCGAAAGATCGCTGCCGGCTGAGCGTGACATTCGACGACGGCGCTTCCTTCGACTTGTCCGCCGAGCTCTTGCGCGTTCTCTCGCCCTCGGCCGAGGTGCAGGGACACGGGCCCGGCCAACGGGTGACAGTGCCAGGCAAGCGAAACGTCCAGATCATTTCGGTCCAGCCGACGGGCAACTACGCGGTGCGGATCGGGTTCGACGATTTCCATGACACCGGTATCTATACCTGGACCTATTTGCGGGAACTCGGCGAGAAGGGCGAGCAGCTCTTCAAGGCCTATGAGCAGGAGCTCGCCGAAAAGGGGATGTCGCGCGACAAGGCCGAGAAGCCGCGCTAG
- the moaA gene encoding GTP 3',8-cyclase MoaA: MNTAAINQTNARPLETTSAPMIDPFGRAVTYLRVSVTDRCDFRCTYCMAEHMTFLPKKDLLTLEELKRLCSAFIAKGVRKLRLTGGEPLVRKNIMFLVRELGREIEAGRLDELTLTTNGSQLAKYAAELVECGVRRINVSLDTRDPDKFRQITRWGELAKVLEGIDAAQAAGLKVKINAVALKGFNDTEIPELMRWAHGRGMDLTLIETMPMGEVDEDRTDHYLPLSEMRERLETEFTLKDIPYRTGGPARYVEVKETGGRLGLITPLTHNFCESCNRVRLTCTGTLYMCLGQNDAADLRAALRATDDDAYLAQVIDEAIGRKPKGHDFIIDREHNRPAVARHMSVTGG, translated from the coding sequence TTGAACACCGCCGCCATAAACCAGACAAACGCGCGACCGCTCGAAACGACATCCGCTCCGATGATCGACCCCTTCGGTCGTGCGGTCACCTATCTGCGCGTCTCCGTCACCGACCGCTGCGACTTCCGCTGCACCTACTGCATGGCGGAACACATGACCTTCCTGCCGAAAAAGGACCTGCTGACGCTCGAGGAGCTGAAGCGGCTCTGTTCCGCCTTCATCGCCAAGGGCGTGCGCAAGCTGAGACTCACCGGCGGCGAGCCGCTGGTGCGCAAGAACATCATGTTCCTCGTGCGTGAACTCGGCCGGGAGATCGAAGCGGGCCGGCTCGACGAACTGACGCTCACCACCAACGGTTCGCAACTGGCCAAATACGCGGCCGAGCTTGTCGAGTGCGGCGTTCGCCGTATCAATGTATCGCTCGATACGCGTGATCCCGACAAGTTCCGCCAGATCACGCGCTGGGGGGAACTCGCTAAGGTGCTCGAAGGCATCGATGCGGCGCAGGCGGCCGGGCTCAAGGTCAAGATCAACGCAGTCGCCCTCAAGGGTTTCAACGACACGGAGATTCCGGAATTGATGCGCTGGGCGCATGGCCGCGGCATGGACCTAACGCTGATCGAGACAATGCCGATGGGCGAGGTCGATGAGGACAGGACCGATCACTACCTGCCGCTGTCGGAAATGCGTGAACGCCTCGAAACCGAGTTCACTTTGAAGGACATCCCCTACCGTACCGGCGGCCCCGCCCGCTATGTCGAAGTTAAGGAAACCGGCGGACGCCTCGGCCTCATCACCCCGCTCACGCACAATTTCTGCGAAAGCTGCAACCGCGTGCGTCTCACGTGCACGGGCACGCTCTATATGTGTCTCGGCCAGAACGATGCAGCCGACCTCCGCGCCGCGCTGCGCGCGACCGATGACGACGCCTATCTCGCCCAAGTCATCGACGAGGCGATTGGCCGCAAGCCAAAGGGCCATGATTTCATCATCGACCGCGAGCACAACCGCCCGGCTGTAGCTCGCCATATGAGCGTGACCGGCGGCTGA
- a CDS encoding methyl-accepting chemotaxis protein: protein MSVIDRLLQRLRIVTKVLLFVVPLVALIAGIGLVGFFTARTLNGHMTVTRETINNLSDFQALRSALQSFIDHPNEATRDALAKEIEDQEEGVKALEALLTRDEDRAQIASVVALGDQMRGQTEKLWAVKVERDAATTSLEAALAEMTKNGNGAYKQIDIIRQESGEKEAFAKALLFDAAAYQGLAERIKKFRLPVTMAVNPDAKIEQANKLLPHLMKQIDESEKIASDKVKEPIGELKEQALKVQSILKGAADNEGKKNALVPILSKFSKYEADFAKEAAKNSDTAAKRFVGMDGEISTLKTLIALMGETFKGLDNTRFHISELHRRLDEKSRALAISDVNAVREAAGKLSELGGKNAALRDLPMKLGPSLDNIEKGTAALIDVGARWQAAKSEAATLVAEASGTLEGFVSNAQEAGKQDSQRSATVSIIAMVAGTLLAIIGGLMLVETLRGPLKRVTETMTRLANGDLEVTIEGRNRGDEIGDMVRSVAVFRDNAMENVRLEREAEAARALSAEEEARRAQERARIEAEQMQALDALSDVLAELAAGNLEEGMAEDLPSDYVIMARTYNNAVEALRATLMDVRLVTEEITGGTGNLASSSDDLARRTEQQAAALEESSRALRQLTEIVRATAESARQTTVSVDETNSYAQHSGQVVAKAIDAMAEINRSSEKIGTIIGVIDEIAFQTNLLALNAGVEAARAGEAGRGFAVVAQEVRELAQRCAGAAREIKELISVSSTQVRSGVALVQETGDALSVINDHIATIHRLVSNIEAAAADQYTGLNEVNAAVHEVELITQQNAAMVEENTAEIHGLRRQVEVLNEKIERFKTGTGGQGMQGRGGYTYAA, encoded by the coding sequence ATGTCCGTCATCGATCGCCTTTTGCAGCGCCTGCGCATCGTCACAAAGGTCCTCCTCTTCGTGGTCCCGCTGGTGGCGCTGATCGCCGGGATCGGCCTCGTCGGCTTCTTCACTGCCCGCACCCTCAACGGGCACATGACCGTGACGCGCGAAACCATCAACAATCTTTCTGATTTCCAGGCGCTGCGCAGCGCGCTACAGAGCTTCATCGACCATCCGAACGAGGCGACACGCGACGCGCTCGCAAAGGAGATCGAAGATCAGGAAGAGGGCGTCAAAGCTCTTGAAGCCCTGCTGACGCGCGATGAGGACAGAGCCCAGATCGCCTCGGTGGTTGCGCTCGGCGATCAGATGCGTGGTCAGACGGAAAAGCTCTGGGCGGTGAAGGTCGAGCGGGACGCGGCCACGACATCCCTCGAAGCGGCACTTGCCGAAATGACAAAGAACGGCAACGGCGCCTACAAGCAGATCGACATCATCCGACAAGAATCGGGCGAGAAGGAAGCCTTTGCGAAGGCGTTGCTTTTCGACGCGGCCGCCTATCAGGGCCTTGCGGAGCGGATCAAGAAATTCCGGCTGCCGGTGACCATGGCTGTCAATCCAGACGCGAAGATCGAGCAGGCGAACAAGCTCTTGCCGCATCTCATGAAGCAGATCGATGAATCGGAAAAGATCGCCTCAGACAAGGTCAAGGAGCCGATCGGCGAGCTCAAGGAACAGGCTCTGAAGGTCCAATCGATCCTAAAAGGTGCGGCGGACAACGAAGGCAAGAAGAACGCGCTCGTGCCGATCCTCAGCAAATTCTCGAAATACGAAGCCGACTTCGCCAAGGAGGCGGCCAAGAACTCCGATACGGCGGCCAAGCGCTTCGTCGGCATGGACGGCGAAATCTCGACGTTGAAGACGCTGATCGCGCTGATGGGGGAAACGTTCAAGGGGTTGGACAACACCCGTTTCCATATCAGCGAACTGCACCGCCGGCTTGACGAGAAAAGCCGTGCGCTGGCGATAAGCGACGTGAATGCGGTCCGTGAAGCGGCCGGCAAGCTTTCCGAACTCGGCGGCAAGAACGCGGCGCTGCGTGACCTGCCGATGAAGCTCGGGCCCTCGCTTGACAATATCGAGAAGGGAACCGCCGCGCTGATCGATGTGGGTGCACGCTGGCAGGCAGCGAAGAGCGAGGCTGCGACGCTCGTCGCTGAGGCAAGCGGTACGCTGGAGGGTTTCGTCAGCAACGCTCAGGAAGCCGGCAAACAGGACAGCCAGCGCTCGGCAACTGTTTCCATCATCGCAATGGTTGCCGGGACACTGCTCGCGATCATCGGTGGGCTGATGCTCGTCGAGACGCTGCGCGGTCCGCTGAAGCGCGTCACCGAGACGATGACGCGGCTTGCGAACGGTGATCTCGAAGTGACGATCGAGGGTCGCAATCGCGGTGACGAGATAGGCGATATGGTGCGGTCGGTTGCTGTGTTCCGCGACAATGCGATGGAGAACGTGCGGCTGGAACGGGAGGCAGAAGCCGCCCGCGCGCTGTCGGCCGAGGAAGAGGCACGCCGGGCACAAGAGCGCGCTCGTATCGAAGCCGAGCAGATGCAAGCGCTCGACGCGCTATCCGATGTGCTTGCCGAGCTCGCGGCGGGCAATCTGGAGGAGGGCATGGCGGAAGACCTGCCGTCCGACTACGTGATCATGGCCAGAACCTACAACAACGCCGTCGAGGCGCTCCGCGCGACGCTCATGGATGTCCGGCTCGTAACCGAGGAGATCACCGGCGGCACAGGCAATCTGGCGTCGTCGTCCGACGATCTCGCGCGCCGCACCGAGCAGCAGGCGGCGGCGCTGGAGGAAAGCTCGCGGGCACTTCGCCAGCTGACGGAGATCGTCCGTGCGACCGCCGAAAGCGCCCGGCAGACCACGGTCTCGGTCGACGAGACGAATTCCTACGCACAGCATTCCGGCCAAGTGGTCGCCAAGGCGATCGACGCCATGGCGGAAATCAACCGCTCCTCGGAGAAGATCGGCACGATCATCGGGGTAATCGACGAGATCGCCTTCCAGACGAACCTCCTGGCGCTGAATGCTGGCGTCGAGGCGGCGCGCGCCGGCGAGGCGGGCCGCGGCTTTGCCGTCGTGGCGCAGGAAGTCCGTGAACTGGCGCAGCGCTGTGCCGGGGCCGCACGCGAGATCAAGGAACTGATCTCCGTGAGCTCCACCCAGGTGCGCAGCGGCGTTGCGCTGGTGCAGGAGACCGGCGATGCGCTGTCGGTCATCAACGATCACATCGCGACCATCCATCGACTCGTCAGCAATATCGAAGCCGCCGCTGCCGACCAATATACGGGCCTCAACGAGGTCAACGCGGCCGTTCACGAGGTCGAACTGATCACTCAGCAGAACGCCGCGATGGTCGAGGAGAATACGGCCGAAATCCACGGCTTGCGCCGCCAGGTGGAGGTGCTCAACGAGAAGATCGAGCGCTTCAAGACGGGAACGGGCGGACAGGGCATGCAGGGCCGGGGCGGTTACACCTACGCGGCCTAA
- a CDS encoding DMT family transporter gives MPPSANLRGIVFMCLAMAGFSCNDALVKSVTGVMNTGQIMFVRGLLTTLMVMMIAYQFGALRPIRTVFRPVIMLRIAMEALASITYISALGQIPLANASAIMQALPLAVTLGAALFLGEPVGWRRWVAITIGFVGVLIVLRPGPEGFTPAALTVVACVFVTATRDLCTRRIGTEVPSLFITVTTAFVTTLVGAALIVPFGGWQPMSATSFAHIAGASVLLMLGYQTIVLAMRDGDISIIAPFRYTGLLWSILIGIIFFSETPDRWMLAGVAVIVGSGLYTFYRESLRSRQAIAQRSLTGPLE, from the coding sequence ATGCCCCCCTCAGCCAACTTGCGCGGCATCGTCTTCATGTGTCTTGCCATGGCCGGATTCTCCTGCAACGACGCACTCGTCAAATCCGTGACGGGAGTGATGAATACAGGCCAGATCATGTTCGTGCGCGGACTGCTGACCACTCTCATGGTAATGATGATCGCATACCAATTCGGCGCCCTGCGACCGATTCGAACCGTGTTCAGGCCGGTCATCATGCTGCGAATCGCGATGGAGGCTCTTGCCTCGATCACCTATATTTCCGCGCTCGGCCAAATACCGCTCGCCAATGCGTCCGCGATCATGCAGGCGCTGCCACTCGCGGTGACGCTCGGCGCGGCGCTCTTTCTCGGAGAGCCGGTCGGCTGGCGGCGCTGGGTGGCAATCACTATCGGCTTCGTGGGCGTGCTCATCGTGCTGCGGCCAGGGCCGGAAGGCTTCACGCCCGCCGCTCTGACGGTCGTCGCCTGCGTCTTCGTGACGGCGACGCGCGATCTTTGCACGCGTCGCATCGGCACCGAGGTGCCATCGCTCTTCATTACCGTGACGACCGCCTTCGTGACGACGCTTGTCGGCGCGGCGCTGATCGTTCCGTTCGGCGGCTGGCAGCCGATGTCGGCAACATCATTCGCCCATATAGCCGGCGCCAGCGTGCTCTTGATGCTCGGCTATCAGACGATAGTGCTCGCCATGCGCGACGGCGACATCTCGATCATCGCCCCGTTCCGCTACACAGGCCTCCTCTGGTCGATCCTGATCGGCATCATCTTCTTTTCCGAGACGCCGGACCGCTGGATGCTCGCAGGCGTTGCCGTCATCGTCGGTTCGGGACTTTACACCTTCTATCGCGAGAGCCTGCGCAGTCGCCAGGCGATCGCGCAGCGCTCACTGACCGGGCCACTGGAATAG
- the mobA gene encoding molybdenum cofactor guanylyltransferase MobA yields MAESDFHAIRRPPAVILAGGRSSRIGSAKAGLVLAGKTMLTRIVERLRAQVSDLAINLNDPSIATPADLTVVPDTIPGFIGPLAGVLAAVRHTAKVSPAASHVLTAPIDTPFFPTTLASSLEGALTSKDEIAVAWSGGEMHPLFALWPIAIADDLDAWIRTDSKRRVRAFIARHPSVAVEFPSIPTKAGPLDPFFNINTPEQLQQAEAWLQCLEDREP; encoded by the coding sequence ATGGCCGAAAGCGACTTCCATGCGATCCGGCGTCCGCCCGCCGTCATCCTCGCCGGCGGGCGCTCGTCGCGCATCGGAAGCGCGAAAGCAGGGCTCGTGCTTGCTGGAAAGACCATGCTAACCCGTATCGTTGAGCGGTTGCGGGCGCAGGTCTCCGATCTCGCGATCAATCTCAATGACCCAAGCATTGCCACGCCCGCCGACTTGACGGTTGTCCCCGACACCATACCCGGTTTCATCGGTCCGCTTGCCGGCGTCCTGGCTGCGGTGCGTCACACCGCCAAGGTCTCACCCGCTGCGAGCCACGTATTGACGGCACCGATCGATACGCCCTTCTTCCCGACCACGCTCGCCTCCAGCCTCGAGGGCGCGCTCACATCGAAGGACGAAATCGCCGTCGCCTGGTCCGGCGGCGAGATGCACCCGCTTTTCGCGCTTTGGCCCATTGCGATCGCTGACGATCTCGACGCATGGATACGCACCGATTCCAAACGGCGCGTGCGCGCCTTCATTGCGCGTCACCCGTCGGTCGCAGTAGAATTTCCCTCGATCCCAACCAAGGCAGGGCCGCTCGACCCCTTCTTCAACATCAACACGCCGGAACAGC